TAAATGTAGTTCAGCTACGCAAGCACGGTCAAGGCTTGAAACTAGAAACTTTTACATCGGTAGCAGTTCCAGAAGGCATCGTTACCGATGGTCAAATCACCGACCCCGCAGCAATGGCGCAGTTAATCCAGCAGGCGCTAGCTGAAAGCAAAATCAAAACTTCTCGCGTTGCTACTGGTGTCCCAGGACGAGATTCTATCGTTCGAATTATACCAGTGCCAGCAGAGTTAGATGATAAAGAACTGCGAGAAATGGTGCTGAACCATGAAGCAGGTTTGTATTTACCCTATCCTCGTGAAGAGGCTGATGTAGATTATCAGAAACTTGGGTACTTTCAAGATGAAGATGGCATTGAAAAAGTACACGTCCTCCTAGTTGCCACCCGCAAGGAGATAACGGATACCTATATAAGTACATTCGAGCAGGCAGGATTACAGATCGATGTTTTAGAAATTAACAGTTTTGCTCTAATTCGGACTATTCGCGATCAACTGCGACAATTTGGGCCGCAAGAAGCAGCAGTACTCGTTGATATCGAGTTCGATAGTACAGAAATCGCCATCATCGTTAACGGAGTGCCGCAATTTTCACGCACAGTCCCAATTGGGACTTATCAAATGCAAACGGCCTTAGCAAGGGCAATGAGCTTACCCACATCACGAGATATGGAACTGTTACACGGAATGGTCATTCCCCAAACTTCCCTAGACGGCGGTAAAACTGGCGTTA
This Nostoc sp. C052 DNA region includes the following protein-coding sequences:
- the pilM gene encoding type IV pilus assembly protein PilM, with protein sequence MVKSFTSLFGKSKKGVGIELAPERVNVVQLRKHGQGLKLETFTSVAVPEGIVTDGQITDPAAMAQLIQQALAESKIKTSRVATGVPGRDSIVRIIPVPAELDDKELREMVLNHEAGLYLPYPREEADVDYQKLGYFQDEDGIEKVHVLLVATRKEITDTYISTFEQAGLQIDVLEINSFALIRTIRDQLRQFGPQEAAVLVDIEFDSTEIAIIVNGVPQFSRTVPIGTYQMQTALARAMSLPTSRDMELLHGMVIPQTSLDGGKTGVTEIDPGMAAILRVLGELTDELRRSIDFYLNQSENLEVAQILLAGPGGGLQQLDEFFTQRLSLPTTQIDPIGALSLDVDTEKYPQVQRSGLAIVLGLGMREV